From Lycium ferocissimum isolate CSIRO_LF1 chromosome 12, AGI_CSIRO_Lferr_CH_V1, whole genome shotgun sequence, one genomic window encodes:
- the LOC132039400 gene encoding uncharacterized protein LOC132039400 — translation MGDTHWSSHFKTVRNFISLFSSIIHVLGVLAKEGSNYQERSLAKFLVDDIKYYEFVYTLHLMLKVLAIIHDLNMALQRKDQDIVSVMNLVGFTKRQLQSMRESKWDSLVKDVSSFCVKHDIVILEMDKNYALGKSKRKSSSVKYSHNLRVEVFNTVIDLQLAELNNRFDEVNTDLLLGMASLSPDNSFANYDKERIMKLATHYRDEFSVSMLEDLSFELGNYIDYVREVNNVFSNLKRLEDLSETLVKINFHKTWKLVYLLVKLSLILPVATATMERAFSSMKYIKNDLRSRIGDEFLNDCLVCYIENEVFESVPNEAIIDRFQKMAVRRVQL, via the coding sequence ATGGGGGATACACATTGGAGTTCTCATTTTAAGACAGTGCGTAACTTTATTAGTTTATTCTCCTCAATTATTCATGTACTTGGAGTTCTTGCTAAGGAGGGCTCAAATTATCAAGAGAGATCACTGGCAAAATTTTTAGTGGATGACATAAAATATTATGAGTTTGTGTATACATTGCATTTGATGTTGAAAGTGTTGGCAATTATACATGATTTGAATATGGCCTTGCAAAGAAAAGATCAAGATATCGTAAGTGTGATGAACCTTGTTGGTTTCACAAAAAGACAATTGCAATCTATGAGAGAGTCTAAATGGGATTCTTTGGTAAAAGACGTCTCTTCATTTTGTGTCAAGCATGATATTGTGATCCTcgaaatggataaaaattatGCTCTTGGAAAATCAAAGCGTAAGAGCTCAAGTGTTAAATATTCTCATAATTTGCGTGTAGAAGTTTTTAATACTGTTATTGATTTACAACTTGCAGAGCTTAACAATCGCTTTGATGAAGTGAATACTGATCTACTTCTTGGTATGGCTAGTTTGAGTCCGGATAATTCTTTTGCAAATTATGATAAAGAGAGGATTATGAAACTTGCTACACATTATCGGGATGAGTTTAGTGTTTCCATGCTTGAGGATCTTAGTTTTGAGCTTGGCAACTATATTGACTATGTACGAGAAGTGAACAATGTTTTCTCTAACTTGAAAAGACTTGAAGATCTTTCAGAGACATTggttaaaataaattttcacaaGACTTGGAAACTTGTTTATTTGCTTGTGAAGTTGAGCTTAATATTACCTGTCGCTACTGCAACGATGGAAAGAGCTTTTTCTTCGATGAAGTATATTAAAAATGACTTGCGTAGCAGAATTGGTGATGAATTTTTGAATGATTGCTTAGTTTGCTATATAGAGaatgaagtatttgaaagtgTACCTAATGAAGCAATCATCGATCGTTTTCAAAAGATGGCAGTTCGTCGAGTACAATTGTAA